A segment of the Butyrivibrio fibrisolvens genome:
TCTATCAAGAAGAGTGGTGGAAAGATCACAGGTGTAACATGGTGGGGACTTTCAGATCAGACAACATGGATCAGCAATGCAGCTCCACTTCTTTTCAGAACACCAGGTAATGCTAAGCCTGCATACTCAAAGGTAATCCAGGCTTATACAGAAGTATTTGGTCAGGGATCAACAGGCGGTTCAACAGGTGGTTCTACTGGCGGATCAACAGGCACAACAACAAATCCTAACCAGACAGCACACATTGATGATGGCTGGTACTACATCAAGAACACACTTTCACAGAAGTACCTTACAGTTGATGCAGATAATGCAGATGGCTGGAAGAATGTTGTTATCAAGTCCGGTTCAGGAGTTGATGCTCAGAAGTGGTATGTTACTAATACATCAGACGGATACATCACACTTACAAATAAGCTTGGCAATGTAATGCTTGATGTTGCTAACGGCGAGACAGATGACGGCACAAATGTAGGTATCTACAGTGCATACGGCGGAACAGCTCAGCAGTTCGTAGTTAAGGCTACAGGCACAAACGGCGTTTACACAATCGGAACAAAGTGTACAAGCGCTGCAAAGTATCTCGATGTTTATGAGAAGAAGACAGCTGATGGAACAAATGTTTGCCAGTGGTCATACAATGGCGGAACAAACCAGCAGTGGGTATTCGAGAAAGTAAATAACGACAGCTCTTCTTCAACACAGACACCTGAAGAGTCAGGTTCAACAGAAACTCCTGTTGAAACTCCAGATCCTCAGCCTGAAGCTACAGGACTTAGCGTTTCCTATTCAATCAATAACTGGGGCAGCGGATATCAGGTTAGCTTCAAAGTAAGCAACACAGGTAGCACAGTTAATACATGGACAGTAAAAGTTAAGAAGAGCGATGTTACAATTTCAGCAAGCTGGAATGTTAACATCGACGAGCAGGGCGATTACTATGTGATCACTCCTGTAGAATGGAACTCTACAATTGCAACAGGACAGAGCGTTGAATTTGGAGTTCAGGGCAATGGTTCAATTGGAGAAACAATTGAATGTTCTGTTAACTAAGCATTTTTAGATTATTACCTTCCTCATAAGTTAACAATCACACGCCAGTGCTGCAGTGTCAGCACTGGCTTTTTAAAATTAATGCATTTTTCCACTTTATATTAAGATCAAACAGGCCCCAGCGAGGACGCGGGTTTACGAAAGCTGTTTATCCGATAAATATGTTTATTTATCCGAAACACTGTTATTTCAATGCTTTTTGCTTTATCATTTGAATCGTTTGAAAAAGGATTTTTTAATAGAAAGAGATGATGATATGATACTGTCCTGTAAAAATTGTGGAGCAAGAATTAAATATGATCCAAGAAGTAATCGCCTGCAGTGTGAGTACTGCGATAGCTCTTTTGACATAAGTGAATATCAGGTTAAAGTCGGGTACCACGAGGAAGGGCCTGTTTTAGAGAGCGAAGTATATGGCGGTCAGGATGATATGGAGTGCCAGATCTATAGATGCAGTGCCTGCGGAGCAGAGATATCTGTTAATAGTGTAGAAGCTTCAACCTTCTGTGTATATTGCGGAAGCCCTAACGTTGTATTCTCACGTATTGCTAAGGTTAAAAGACCTAAAAAGATCCTTCCTTTTATGATCACCAAGCAGCAGGCTGAGATGCTTATTCGTAAGAGACTTAATTCCGGATTCTTTATTCCTAATGAGATCAAGAACTTTCATGCAGAACTGATCAGAGGAATCTATGTTCCCTACTATATTACAAACGTAGCTTACAGAGATTCTATGGTTGTTAAATCAAGAATAAAAAGCGGAAAAAGTAGTTATTCGATCTATTCTCTCAGGAGTGGATATTGCATATTTGACCGCATGACAACAGACGCTTCACGTAAGCTTAGCGATGATACAAGTGTAAAACTAGAACCTTATAACATGGTAAGCCTTAGAGATTTTAATGAGGGTTATCTTACAGGCTTTTACTCAGATATATCTGACGTTGAGCCAATAGAAGCTTGTAATACAGCAACAGCAAGATCCAAAGAGCTGTTTAATGCAGCTGTGTTAGATACAGTTAAAGGTTCAAGCAAGGAGATCATAAATCAGAATCCTGAATTTGTTGTTAACACAGAACCAATGAAAGCAATGCTTCCAGCATGGTTTTTGACCTTCAGATATAAAGACAGACCATATACAATTCTTGTTAATGGCCAGACAGGTAAGGTTGTTGGAGGCGTTCCGTGGAACAAAGAGCTTTTTATAGGAGTTGTGCTGGTACTTGGTATTATAATCACTCTTATAGCAATGGCTCTCTTGGGAGCTTTACTTCTTAATTCAGGTGGACATAGCAGTAGCAGTAATCAAAGTACTGGAAGGCTTATTGCAGCTATAGTTGTTGGTAGCTTTTGTGCACTGGGTGCAGGAATAACAAAACTTAAGACAGTTCTTAAGTCAATAAGACTTACATCTGAGTCAAGTCTTACAGGCTATGTAAGTAAGAGACAAAATGGAGGTTGATAGATATGGAAGTATTCGTGTTTATATTAAGTCTCATAGTAGGAGTTGGCTTTTCTTTATTTATTTCAGCATATATGCTTGATAAGTCCAATAACATGGGTGATTTCACAGGCAATGTGGATTCTTTATCCTGTACAGGAATAGTATTTACTAATAAACAGGACAGAGTAAATAAGAAAACTCCAATAGATTACTATTATCCGGGATGTCCGTTCAGGATCAACGGAAGATAATAGGATCAGGAAAAAATGATCAGGAAATAATAAGGCACCTTGGGATAAGAAATATCCTAAGGTGCCATTTTCTTTTAAATTATTCTCCGATAAGCATCTGATAACTTTCAATCTTCTTAACTCTGAGTGACTGAAGGATAGAGAATACGAATGCTAAAGTGCAGATACTTATTCCGATGATAATAACTCCTGGGATCGGAATATCGAATGTTCCTTTCATAAGTCCAAAGCCGTGCATTACAACTGACATATAAGGGTTAGCAGCATAATATGATACTACTGAAAATACGATGGAAGATATGATTATGGATGGCATGAAGCTAAAGGCTGTCTGCAAGATAAGGCTTCTTGATGAATATCCAAGTGCCTTGTAAATTCCAAAATCTTTTCTTTTGTTATATACAAATGCTTTGATGAGCAGGTACAAAATGATAGTGATAACGATGGCTGATATTGTACTAAGAAGGATCAGCATAAGGCTTGATATACTCTTAAAGGTTGTAAGGTTACCATCCATCATATCGTAGAAGTTCATTGTAGAAATAACATGATCACCATATTTGTCTGAGCACTTATTCAGAATGCTTTCAGTAACATCTCTGTCTGCGCAGTTAAACCAGTAGTAGCCCGGAGCATAGGTAAGATCCATGAGGTGCGTGGCTGCTTCTTTTGTGATAACGCATTCTCTTCCGCTGTTATTGCAGGTCTGAATAAGTCCTGTGATGAGGTAGCTATAGCTTTCTGAGCCATAATCAAGCTTGAGTTCATCACCAACCATAAGGCCATGGTCTTTAGCGAACTTACCGCTTACAGCAGTTTCATTATCATATTTTGGAAGGCGACCTTTGTAGCAGACATTTTTGTTGTTCATTTTTGAAGGATCATCAAAGATATAGGTTACAAGGCTGTCTTCATTATTGTAGTTAGTTGTGATGTTTATGTTCTCTCTGATATTAGATACTTCTTCAAGGCTCTGAAGATAAGAATAAGCATCATCTTTTTCTTCGTAATCTACAGCCAGGATTCCGGCGCAACTTTCAAATGTGAGGATCTCAATCTTAGGATTTCTGCTGAAGTTTTCATACATCAAAAGACCCATAACACAGATGAACACAAGGAGACCAGTCACAAGGAAGGTGATTATGTTCTGTTTTTTATTATTAAAAAGATTCTTAAGTGAAAGGCTAAGGTTAAGGCTAAAGACTGACTTATCAAGGCGGAATCTGTTTTTCTTGAAGGAATGATTTTCGATTCCATCTCTTAAAGCTACGATCGGCTCGATCTTTTTGATCTTGCCTGTAGTTGAAAAAGCTACAATAAGTATATATAAAACTACAAAGACAAGAGCGCTTAAGCTGCAAAGGATATTAACGGATATCTCATATGGAATACCCATCTGGCCTACAACGATTGATGCCATTATAGGCATTAGTGCATATGATAGACCTGCACCAAGTATGCTTGCGAATATTGCAAGAAGAGCAAACATGATATAGAGAGAACTTCTTATAAGAGAGCTTGAATATCCGATGGCTTTTAAAGCTCCGATGCTCTTCATATTTTCCTTAATGAAGTTTGAAATGCTGTTAGTGAGCATTATTGTAATAACTAAAACAATGATGATGGTGATGGTAAGGAAGGAAACTGCAAGTACAAGTGACATAAAGCTTTTTCCGACTATTACATCACTAAACTTATAGATAGTAGCAGTTGCCAGAGGGTTGTGCGCAAGGATCTGGTTAAGCTTTTTGATCTGGAAGGAATTGATAGTAGAGCTATCTTTAAGCTTAAAAGCGATTACTACTGAGTCTGAAATGGATGAGTCTTTTGCATAGATCTCATCGTAGCTATTATTATCAATTATAAATTCATAGGAACCGCAGTTGTTACATCCAAAGAATGTGTTAGTTGTAAAGCCCTTTACAGTGAAATTATAGTTTGTACCAAGAAGTTCGAAACTATAGGTATCGCCTATCTCATAGCCGCCTGAAGTGTTGAACTGGTATGGAAGATAGATGTAGTTTTCTTTAATGCTTTCATCTTCTATAACGACTTCAGTTCTGTCCATTCCCTTGTGAAAAGCGCTTTCGTTGTTCAAAAGAAGCTGAGGAGCGAGTGTTCCGTTTCCAAAAGGAAGGGATACGTTGTTAAAACCAAGGCAGGAATACTTATAATAATCTGTTGTTTCGCTCCCAACAAGTTCTTCTACAAATGCATCGTCGATCCCTGTTATGTCAGTCATTATCCAGATGTAGCCATCGCCTGCATCAAGTCTTTTAGCTTCTTTGGTTGCTGTTGGATATGCATCAAAGAAAAGAAGAAATGCAAGTCCGATCATCATGCTGGCAAGCATCATAAGAAGGAAGAGTCCGATGCATGTGCCTTTATTTTTTCTAAAATTTGATTTAGCAAGTATTTTTATCTTTTCCATAATTATTTACCCCACGTCTTAAATTAATTACCATCCCATTGATACAAGGAAGTCGCTAAGTTTTCTGTGACGATCATCATCATTTTCTGAGTACTTTCCAAGAAGGCACTCGCCTGCGATCTCGCCGTCCTTAACATAGAGGACGCGGTTTCCTCTTCTTGCGCTGGTGATGTCGTGGGTTACCATAACTATGGACTGACCATCGTTGTTAAAAGAAGTAAGGGTATCAAGAACGTCTTTACCTGTCTTAGAGTTAAGAGCTCCTGTAGGCTCATCTGCAAAAACAAGTCTTGGGTTATTGATAAGTGCTCTTGCAATACCAACTCTCTGAGCTTCACCGCCAGAGATCTGAGTTGGGAATTTATCCCAGAGGCTTTCATCAATATCAACTGACTTAAGGATTTCTTTTGCCTTTTTAGAAACCTCTTTTTTGTTCTTGCAGGTAAGAAGGCCTGCTGCCATGACGTTATCAAGGACGCTCATGGAATCAATGAGGTATATCTGTTGGAATACAAATCCGCAGTTTTCTTTTCTGAAACTAGCCAGCTGATCTGTATTCATCTTAGTTATCTCTTTTTCTGAGAACTTGATCTCACCAAGTGTTGGCTTGTCCATTCCTGAAAGTGCATAAAGAAGGGTTGATTTGCCGGCGCCGCTGGCTCCCATGATAATAGTGAAATCTCCGTCGTAGATCTCAAGGTCTATGTTCTTAAGTACATGCTGCATTCTGCCACCGTTTGAAAAGGTTTTGCAAAGCTTATTAGTTTTAATTAGTGTATTCATTATTTAACCTCTTTTCTAATTTGTTTGCATTTCTTGATACTGATATTACCTTTTCAAGTCTTAAATGCCTTTAAATAACCCTTAATTAATTCTTAAATCGTGAATCTCCAGAAAATATCTATATCTGTGAAAAGAATGGATTCTTGTGAGTTTATTAAAGAAATCCGCACTGGTTGCGGATTTCGTACGAAAGTGAATCTGTAGGCAAATGGCCCCAACACCGTAGGTGTTCTTAATTGGGCCATTTGCATGACTTTTGGAACGAAGTGACAAAAAGTCATACATTATGTTGATCATTAAATGGATCAGGATAGTCTTATATAGAACCTTACTGTAAAGCCAGGATCTTCACTTAAAAGCTTTAGTTCTCCATCCATCTTCTGGATAAAATAGCTTGTAAGATATAGGCCAAGTCCTGCACCTTCTTTTTCTGAAGCGTTACTTCCTCTTTTGTATTTTTCCAAAAGTAAGGGTAGTTCGTTATCAGGAACGCCAGGACCCTTGTCAGATACATCGATTATAAGGTAGTCCTTATCAGTAGTAGCAGTTACAGTGATGTCTGTACCTGCATACTTATAGGAATTCATGAATACGTTATCAAAGGCCTGCTGAAGGCGGAGCTTATCGATGAAGACGTTTGTAGGTGGTATGTCAAAAGCGCCTGCTTTATTAAGATAGTCTGCGTTTTGAATTATCTTTTTTATC
Coding sequences within it:
- a CDS encoding ABC transporter ATP-binding protein; this translates as MNTLIKTNKLCKTFSNGGRMQHVLKNIDLEIYDGDFTIIMGASGAGKSTLLYALSGMDKPTLGEIKFSEKEITKMNTDQLASFRKENCGFVFQQIYLIDSMSVLDNVMAAGLLTCKNKKEVSKKAKEILKSVDIDESLWDKFPTQISGGEAQRVGIARALINNPRLVFADEPTGALNSKTGKDVLDTLTSFNNDGQSIVMVTHDITSARRGNRVLYVKDGEIAGECLLGKYSENDDDRHRKLSDFLVSMGW
- a CDS encoding ABC transporter permease, translated to MEKIKILAKSNFRKNKGTCIGLFLLMMLASMMIGLAFLLFFDAYPTATKEAKRLDAGDGYIWIMTDITGIDDAFVEELVGSETTDYYKYSCLGFNNVSLPFGNGTLAPQLLLNNESAFHKGMDRTEVVIEDESIKENYIYLPYQFNTSGGYEIGDTYSFELLGTNYNFTVKGFTTNTFFGCNNCGSYEFIIDNNSYDEIYAKDSSISDSVVIAFKLKDSSTINSFQIKKLNQILAHNPLATATIYKFSDVIVGKSFMSLVLAVSFLTITIIIVLVITIMLTNSISNFIKENMKSIGALKAIGYSSSLIRSSLYIMFALLAIFASILGAGLSYALMPIMASIVVGQMGIPYEISVNILCSLSALVFVVLYILIVAFSTTGKIKKIEPIVALRDGIENHSFKKNRFRLDKSVFSLNLSLSLKNLFNNKKQNIITFLVTGLLVFICVMGLLMYENFSRNPKIEILTFESCAGILAVDYEEKDDAYSYLQSLEEVSNIRENINITTNYNNEDSLVTYIFDDPSKMNNKNVCYKGRLPKYDNETAVSGKFAKDHGLMVGDELKLDYGSESYSYLITGLIQTCNNSGRECVITKEAATHLMDLTYAPGYYWFNCADRDVTESILNKCSDKYGDHVISTMNFYDMMDGNLTTFKSISSLMLILLSTISAIVITIILYLLIKAFVYNKRKDFGIYKALGYSSRSLILQTAFSFMPSIIISSIVFSVVSYYAANPYMSVVMHGFGLMKGTFDIPIPGVIIIGISICTLAFVFSILQSLRVKKIESYQMLIGE
- a CDS encoding endo-1,4-beta-xylanase; protein product: MTKSMKKCYSVVAKIMLMLVLVCAIGLTCNVDASAAGETLLNTYGTTYGYSGTCINLYQLRDANTLATLKKDYNSITLENEMKPDALLGSSARLISVSQAKNQGYYIPDNYKEQYVPQINFNTVDEVMKICYQNGLKMRAHTLVWHSQTPSWFFRNGFNGGSGFVNTSTMDARLEMYVKTVMNHVYTSQYGSVVYAWDVANEILHAQNSGWEAVYGSNKTNASYVKKAFNYAYETLEYFKLTDSVKLFYNDYNTYMEVNDVITLVNYINQGKKVCAGVGMQSHLGTNFPSVDYYTTALKSFVNAGFEVQITELDITNKGDTDLANYAYSLFKNINSIKKSGGKITGVTWWGLSDQTTWISNAAPLLFRTPGNAKPAYSKVIQAYTEVFGQGSTGGSTGGSTGGSTGTTTNPNQTAHIDDGWYYIKNTLSQKYLTVDADNADGWKNVVIKSGSGVDAQKWYVTNTSDGYITLTNKLGNVMLDVANGETDDGTNVGIYSAYGGTAQQFVVKATGTNGVYTIGTKCTSAAKYLDVYEKKTADGTNVCQWSYNGGTNQQWVFEKVNNDSSSSTQTPEESGSTETPVETPDPQPEATGLSVSYSINNWGSGYQVSFKVSNTGSTVNTWTVKVKKSDVTISASWNVNIDEQGDYYVITPVEWNSTIATGQSVEFGVQGNGSIGETIECSVN